The following are encoded together in the Malaya genurostris strain Urasoe2022 chromosome 3, Malgen_1.1, whole genome shotgun sequence genome:
- the LOC131438911 gene encoding heme transporter FLVCR2-like: MKTESILHQKNIVQSLKIANNLDRKKSLSTSILPTQNQSYLCVPLPPNGFHHVKQEAFLEKDEFEGILVHTAVEKSYQSITRSISQSTLTIPENYSFSSVHVQVYRRRWVMLVLAMLSIAISYVQWIQYSIVANIITRYYDISSVWVDWTSMIFMVVYVVCVFPISYVMDIRNMRQTAVIGSVGTAIGAWIKVFSTHPTQFQTVLLGQIVSAVSQVFLLSIPSRLASTWFSPEETSSVCAFGVFAAQLGTAAGFFFTPIVINNHEDISRIGVEIKIFLMSVAGISTVIACMVIAVFKSAPQYAPSHVQALQRSMKPKRKDYWPAVLRLLRNDNYLILVIAYGINVGIFNAFSTLLNQIVINYFPTGEADAGRIGLALITLGLVGSMVFGYLLDTMHKYKATAVWACRLSAITMVVFALALETRSKKLVSVASIFLGFFMTGFQPIGYEFAAELTFPEPDGPVSGILNISTQIFGLVITLLISGLQQILGDFVGNMVFAAFLMIDANIISLIKSELRRYNTHLEIEDEAAKEQAEDASVHFDTNIYEDAPLKLKIDDCSS; encoded by the exons ATGAAAACCGAAAGTATTCTTCACCAGAAAAACATCGTGCAGTCATTGAAAATTGCAAATAATTTGGATCGAAAGAAGTCGTTATCGACCTCGATACTACCAACGCAAAACCAAAGCTATTTATGTGTACCTTTGCCACCCAACGGATTCCATCATGTGAAACAGGAGGCATTTCTTGAAAAAGATGAGTTCGAGGGTATTCTTGTACATACCGCAGTGGAGAAATCGTATCAATCGATCACACGAAGCATCTCTCAGTCTACGTTAACAATTCCAGAGAACTACAGTTTTTCCTCGGTACACGTACAAGTCTACAGGCGAAGATGGGTGATGCTAGTGCTTGCAATGCTCAGTATTGCAATATCATATGTACAGTGGATACAGTACAGTATTGTAGCGAATATAATTACGAGATATTATGACATAAGTTCGGTATGGGTCGATTGGACATCAATGATTTTCATGGTGGTTTACGTTGTGTGTGTTTTTCCGATATCCTACGTTATGGATATTCGAAACATGCGACAAACAGCTGTGATAGGATCGGTCGGAACAGCCATCGGTGCATGGATCAAAGTGTTCTCCACGCATCCAACTCAGTTCCAAACGGTTCTACTGGGACAAATTGTTTCTGCTGTTTCACAAGTGTTTTTGCTTAGCATCCCATCTAGACTTGCTTCCACGTGGTTCTCTCCCGAAGAAACATCATCAGTATGTGCTTTCGGAGTATTTGCAGCTCAACTTGGAACAGCCGCAGGGTTCTTTTTCACCCCTATCGTGATCAACAATCATGAAGACATTTCTCGCATTGGGgtggaaataaaaattttcttgatgTCGGTTGCAGGAATTTCCACCGTGATTGCTTGTATGGTGATTGCTGTTTTTAAATCTGCTCCCCAGTATGCACCTAGTCACGTGCAGGCATTGCAGCGTTCGATGAAACCGAAACGAAAGGACTATTGGCCAGCAGTGTTAAGACTTTTGCGGAACGACAACTACTTGATTCTTGTGATCGCCTATGGAATAAATGTAGGAATCTTCAACGCATTTTCGACGCTGCTGAATCAGATTGTGATAAACTATTTTCCAACTGGCGAAGCAGATGCGGGTCGTATTGGTTTAGCATTAATCACGTTGGGTCTAGTGGGGTCAATGGTTTTTGGGTACCTTTTGGATACGATGCACAAGTACAAGGCTACAGCGGTGTGGGCGTGTCGGCTATCGGCTATCACAATGGTTGTATTTGCTTTAGCTCTCGAGACTCGCTCGAAAAAGCTAGTTTCAGTCGCATCAATCTTCCTAGG TTTCTTCATGACAGGTTTTCAGCCAATTGGTTATGAGTTTGCCGCTGAGCTAACTTTTCCCGAACCAGATGGTCCAGTCTCGGGGATACTAAATATTTCGACACAGATTTTCGGTCTCGTCATCACGTTATTAATCTCCGGACTGCAGCAGATTCTAGGAGACTTTGTGGGCAACATG GTTTTCGCCGCATTTCTCATGATAGAtgcaaatattatttcattGATCAAATCTGAGTTGCGTCGGTATAATACTCACCTGGAAATAGAGGACGAGGCAGCCAAAGAGCAGGCGGAAGATGCATCTGTTCATTTTGATACGAATATTTACGAAGACGCGCCCCTTAAACTCAAAATAGATGACTGTAGCAGCTGA
- the LOC131438588 gene encoding uncharacterized protein LOC131438588, with amino-acid sequence MQAIRPFSKLAARNAAFLTRGYHAPSNFHLCTMNEMPVPEGDFFEEHNRKNRTYNAVLAAGVVIFGVTLTVAKETGLIYLNYNVPNLD; translated from the exons ATGCAAGCTATTCGTCCCTTTTCAAAGCTTGCTGCACGCAATG CGGCGTTTCTCACCCGTGGATATCATGCACCCAGCAACTTTCATCTGTGCACGATGAATGAAATGCCAGTACCGGAAGGAGATTTCTTTGAGGAACATAATCGCAAAAACCGTACCTACAATGCGGTGCTTGCAGCCGGAGTAGTTATCTTTGGAGTTACTCTTACAGTT GCCAAAGAAACTGGATTAATCTACTTAAACTACAATGTACCAAATCTTGATTAG
- the LOC131436196 gene encoding exocyst complex component 1, protein MAAGIKYHIQRELFDALDERILSVCNVNKLLKKKKASYLCIVSTTKPRIVISICQVKQYDKGVWKKKRSWLLEDVKGVDGRNESPETHEFDLNLEKVYRWFAANLHERQNFITVLWKQLQKHVTAEACPIFKNVPKLWLTERSPEKALEKFATMGSTPNVGDEEDDELDEVESEDFQALTEKEETNLNKLIGECNYAISNAEQFMEQLGKNLQELDGANIQSVLASEKQVDALMDQIESAILEAEKVEKRLDDYDEILCHIRDTMEKMGEKNQMIEIANTNNVKLLHELEKVVFQLDLPHVHQLALTDTDLTPKGLPVAIAAGKALQTAMNSDIDPALLRLTAVQDQRKRFEKWKAKFSQTVSRHLNNLFIHLGNLGDSQSPHSSDLTLPKHNSFHKELSAYAELMHWMKAMDRKTYDALIKVYTSSLSKVYDRDIRTFFENAKQSISIKRFGSREDLNNSSMSNKLKLTQQSNKPPTQPYGILGINRELWGAGAEPAERQKFDSILEKVLAELEPVALSEQHFCIAFFQLDVISPTGKNTQTTLDVSTAMQDRERDERDTALAIPQKRLDRQINEDVRKMMGELFSNLELELNSFILSFEKLDSYYSLYVLVRLTQHVMSAQDAKSFLSMTFASALIHVKRNFDKFMNLQLQSIQEAKVPKRSKCGLLPYVENFEEFAVTAETVFKKTERRNDLDRWYLKLVEAIFEHIPLHALDHAKTPQQVVKMENYHRMHSLLSQLKVVVLEQLKKEAKVRYNDSLRAYVTKYFGRPLEKLNQFFEGVQQKVQQGVKETEISYQMAYSKQELRKVIAQYPAREVKKGLEHLYKKVEKHLCEEENLLQVVWRAMQEEFIAQYNSLELWIQRCYAGAMITLDFTIKDILDFFSEIARSH, encoded by the exons ATGGCGGCCGGTATCAAGTACCATATTCAGAGGGAGTTATTCGATGCGTTAGACGAACGAATTTTGTCAGTGTGCAATGTGAATAAATTGCTTAAAAAGAAAAAAGCATCGTATCTATGCATTGTGTCAACCACTAAACCTCGGATTGTGATATCAATATGCCAGGTGAAACAGTACGACAAAGGCGTTTGGAAGAAAAAACGATCTTGGTTGCTAGAGGATGTGAAGGGGGTGGATGGCAGAAATGAATCACCAGAAACACACGAATTTGACCTAAACCTGGAGAAGGTTTACCGCTGGTTTGCGGCGAACTTACACGAACGACAAAACTTCATTACTGTTTTATGGAAGCAGCTTCAAAAGCATGTCACGGCTGAAGCTTGTCCTATTTTTAAAAACGTTCCAAAACTTTGGCTAACAGAGCGATCACCAGAAAAAGCACTCGAGAAATTTGCTACGATGGGATCTACGCCGAATGTAGGTGATGAAGAGGATGACGAACTGGATGAAGTGGAAAGTGAAGATTTTCAGGCTCTAACTGAAAAAGAGGAGACAAATTTAAATAAGCTAATTGGAGAATGCAATTATGCAATAAGCAATGCCGAGCAATTTATGGAACAGCTAGGAAAAAACCTCCAGGAACTAGATGGCGCAAACATTCAAAGCGTTCTAGCGTCCGAAAAACAG GTCGATGCATTGATGGATCAAATTGAATCCGCAATTTTAGAAGCTGAGAAAGTTGAGAAACGCTTAGATGACTACGATGAGATTCTATGTCACATTCGTGATACGATGGAAAAAATGGGAGAAAAGAATCAGATGATCGAAATAGCCAACACAAACAATGTAAAACTACTGCACGAATTGGAGAAGGTGGTGTTCCAGTTAGATCTTCCTCATGTCCATCAGCTGGCTTTGACGGACACAGATTTGACTCCGAAAGGGCTTCCAGTTGCCATAGCTGCTGGTAAAGCACTACAAACGGCTATGAACAGTGACATCGACCCAGCACTCTTGCGATTGACAGCCGTTCAGGATCAACGAAAGCGATTTGAGAAATGGAAGGCCAAATTTTCGCAAACCGTTAGTCGTCATTTGaacaatttattcatacatttagGAAATTTGGGCGATTCACAAAGTCCACATTCGAGCGATTTAACACTTCCAAAACATAACTCATTCCATAAGGAACTTTCTGCTTATGCCGAATTGATGCACTGGATGAAGGCGATGGATCGAAAAACATATGATGCGTTAATAAAGGTGTATACCAGCTCACTAAGCAAGGTTTATGATCGAGATATTCGAACCTTTTTcgaaaatgcaaagcaatcaataTCAATTAAGCGTTTTGGGTCTCGAGAGGATCTAAACAACAGTTCGATGAGTAACAAATTAAAACTAACGCAACAAAGTAATAAACCTCCAACGCAACCTTATGGTATATTGGGTATTAATCGTGAGCTCTGGGGTGCAGGTGCAGAGCCAGCAGAAAGACAGAAATTTGATTCGATTCTAGAAAAAGTTTTAGCAGAACTCGAACCAGTGGCACTGAGTGAACAACACTTCTGTATCGCATTTTTTCAACTGGATGTTATAAGTCCGACGGGGAAAAATACACAGACAACGCTAGATGTTTCAACCGCCATGCAGGATAGAGAACGAGATGAACGGGACACTGCATTGGCGATTCCCCAAAAACGCCTGGACCGACAAATAAACGAAGACGTACGGAAAATGATGGGAGAGTTGTTCAGCAATTTAGAGCTAGAATTGAACAGTTTCATACTCAGCTTCGAGAAGCTCGACAGCTA TTACTCCTTGTATGTACTAGTTCGTCTAACGCAGCATGTAATGTCCGCCCAAGATGCCAAGTCTTTTCTCAGTATGACATTTGCGTCCGCATTGATTCACGTAAAACGAAATTTCGATAAATTCATGAATCTTCAGCTGCAGTCAATTCAAGAAGCCAAAGTTCCCAAACGTTCCAAGTGCGGTCTATTACCGTACGTTGAAAATTTCGAAGAATTTGCCGTAACGGCTGAAACCGTGTTCAAGAAAACCGAACGACGGAATGATTTGGACCGATGGTATCTTAAACTGGTTGAAGCAATCTTTGAACATATTCCGCTACACGCTTTGGATCATGCTAAAACGCCACAGCAAgtggtcaaaatggaaaattatcatCGGATGCATTCACTGCTATCGCAACTGAAAGTTGTAGTGCTGGAGCAACTAAAAAAGGAGGCCAAGGTGAGATACAACGATTCGTTGAGGGCTTACGTCACTAAATATTTCGGACGACCACTGGAGAAATTGAAC cAATTTTTCGAAGGTgtacagcaaaaagtacaacaaGGGGTGAAGGAAACTGAGATCAGCTACCAGATGGCTTATTCAAAACAGGAGCTCCGTAAAGTTATAGCCCAGTATCCCGCTAGAGAAGTGAAGAAAGGTTTAGAGCACCTGTACAAGAAAGTGGAAAAACATCTCTGCGAGGAAGAAAATTTGTTGCAAGTAGTTTGGCGTGCGATGCAAGAAGAGTTTATCGCTCAATACAACTCACTCGAACTGTGGATACAACGCTGCTATGCTGGAGCTATGATCACGCTAGATTTTACGATTAAGGATATTCTGGACTTTTTCTCTGAGATCGCGAGATCACACTAA
- the LOC131436197 gene encoding DNA-directed RNA polymerase III subunit RPC7 codes for MAGRGRGKSSGTLTQEQLQSMGVTRSEMQTVSSAAPPPLYPLLQSKPVPLESNPDRDYKILWKEDFISYLRESPYYSTMKSFKGPVQRYSDKVINVIENDPKRKQDGGFIWSMMPAELKPSFKRSKANPSSETQIKAKRSKTVDIDAKLNELEKKESFLDESEVKKEKNTESDEEKGDDELEEEMVDEEMDDENDYGNNYFDNGEAYNEEDDNLDDGPVY; via the exons ATGGCTGGTCGAGGCCGTGGGAAATCCTCCGGAACACTAACTCAGGAACAGCTGCAGTCTATGGGGGTAACGAGAAGTGAAATGCAAACGGTTTCCTCGGCCGCACCCCCTCCCTTGTACCCATTATTGCAATCAAAGCCGGTTCCTTTAGAG TCTAACCCAGATCGTGACTACAAAATCTTATGGAAAGAAGATTTCATTTCGTACCTACGGGAGTCACCATACTACTCAACCATGAAAAGCTTCAAAGGCCCAGTTCAGCGATACTCGGACAAAGTCATA AATGTTATCGAAAATGATCCTAAACGGAAACAGGACGGTGGATTTATATGGAGTATGATGCCAGCAGAATTGAAACCGTCATTCAAGCGTAGTAAAGCTAATCCCAGCAGCGAAACTCAGATCAAAGCTAAGCGTTCTAAAACGGTTGACATCGAtgccaaattgaacgaattggaaaAGAAAGAATCGTTTTTAGATGAGTCAGAGGTGAAAAAGGAGAAGAATACCGAATCCGACGAAGAGAAGGGCGATGACGAGTTGGAAGAAGAGATGGTCGATGAAGAAATGGACGACGAAAACGATTATGGGAATAACTACTTCGACAATGGGGAGGCTTACAACGAGGAGGATGATAATTTGGATGATGGCCCTGTTTATTGA